The following are encoded together in the Salvelinus alpinus chromosome 29, SLU_Salpinus.1, whole genome shotgun sequence genome:
- the LOC139558730 gene encoding geminin-like produces MGPTRKTLQVLQPSAVNNNLGKVIPTGKVSRRKLWNAEQVKGSKRVKAEVAVTSPKAENDNRPDGITKETYELMVKETPPSSYWKEVAEERRKALYNVLQENEKLHKGIEAKDEQIAQLKTENDELQELVQHVQHMADMIERLTGKSPESPEDLREIVLCAEDDFEERQESDENGPSTSSDFTPRSVFEEDVTEDEVTEQKED; encoded by the exons ATGGGACCCACAAGGAAAACCCTGCAAGTCCTCCAGCCTTCTGCAGTCAATAACAACCTAGGCAAAGTAATACCG ACAGGAAAGGTTTCCAGAAGGAAATTGTGGAACGCAGAACAAGTGAAGGGCTCAAAGAGGGTGAAGGCTGAAGTTGCTGTCACATCACCAAAAGCAGAGAATGACAATCGACCCGACGGCATTACCAAGGAGACCTACGAGCTGATGGTCAAAG AAACCCCTCCCTCTTCCTACTGGAAAGAGGTAGCTGAGGAGAGACGTAAAGCGCTCTACAACGTGCTCCAGGAGAATGAGAAG TTGCACAAGGGCATCGAGGCCAAGGATGAGCAGATAGCCCAGCTGAAGACGGAGAATGATGAGCTTCAGGAATTGGTCCAACATGTACAGCACATGGCTGACATGATAGAG CGGTTAACTGGTAAGAGTCCGGAAAGTCCAGAGGACCTGCGAGAGATTGTGCTTTGTGCCGAGGACGATTTTGAGGAACGACAAGAATCTGATGAAAATGGCCCCAGTACCAGCAGTGATTTCACACCCAGGTCTGTCTTTGAGGAGGATGTCACAGAAGATGAGGTCACAGAACAAAAGGAAGATTAA